In the uncultured Methanobacterium sp. genome, one interval contains:
- a CDS encoding PQQ-binding-like beta-propeller repeat protein, giving the protein MSIKKTSLLIFLFAALICFAVVGCASAANVPSANFTSNVTNGTGNLSVQFNDSSTGNPSSWSWNFGDNQTSTEQNPTHNYTSPGNYTVSLTASNAVGNNTIYKTNYIWVYSSAAENRFNNSGFETGTLDGWTSGSTTTLSNTQSHTGGNSVQFSSSGTQETNSIEQNIDLTLVDSISFWGYGENTTNSFYVYIDGKRTSFKAVSNTWIQYTLSTSGYNGVHNITIKWLRGANAYVDDFKTEITKNSANFTSETINNPSEPLTVQFNDTSLGLITSWAWDFDNDGKIDSTLQNPIYTYTKPGNYTVKLTVTGPYYSSVKTLANLFTVVGPINTRTGKVYETIQAAINDSADGDTIWIGNTSYLETYIENVKVNKRVSILAQGKVIVSALNSSNPVFNIITGGSNSVINGFIITGATNSSGIYIAPSISSTITNNTITGNNIGINVDDGSSSIHFNNIYCNTMYGLKFTGNNLDASNNWWGTNKPTYKNGMAATSTVDIYEAQNAKHEVYNPWIVLNVTTNDDLLKNGDNATITVDMTHNSNGQDTSNSSSIPELPVNFNYTLGTLTNTTTTITRGKVNTTLTGGSTSGTNPLRVTVTGCTVTLPITVDTIAPTVNTNLPGGSYNNTQIVALTADDLTAVIYYTTDTTNPKTSNTRIRYTGPITLKNTTALIYVAVDPAGNWSPLYVQNYLFGTQGFANSDWPSFQHDANNTGQSNYTGPQTNTTKWTYGDLTVYGSAVIGTDGTIYVASYDGILYAFNSKGVLLWTWTTRSYILGSPTIGSDGTIYITNWMNSTTYAISSNGTLIWKYTTGDYCTCSPVISTDGTIYIITTNDTNSILYALYPTGILKWTYALGKVYGSSPVIGNDGTIYITDYARLLYAVNTDGTLKWTYTLTGTYYSTLSIGPDGALYIGTRDGILYAINNNGTTKWTYRTYEFMHGAPAISSNGTIYAVGSTKLYAIDSNGKLLWTYTIGEVVGTGLTSAAIGSDGTIYVGSSTGLYALTDNGTNATLKWSYSTGSIAGSPAIASDGTLYIGTINGTFYAFNDRAVNFTIERVNGTALTVQFNGSSTVTPVTSWKWYFGDGTTSTEQKPTHNYTKAGNYTIGLVATLTDGSLIVRPAIVYIEELDITAPTVNISLPSGTYNNTQTITLNATDDRNQTTIYYTTDGSDPITSSSRQVYTDPITIYDSTTLKFVAVDNSRNWCPVSNATYTILHVVYVEDASSYNILTMNTEIQNIIETTPEGYIVVFKGTDYNNLQLVINKQLTLISANGTRIVTSSNGNAVFLINGTQATGTQIIGFTILTNTTNGILINNTNNVIISNVQITADNGIGVRVNQSSNVNVINISVTDSNTGIQVANSNNTQIKNSTFTNNNDGVDVENSTNTTITGTTSSDNTENGFKIYNSSNTTINTATITGNGKTGSNKRSGVYIEGSSNTLITKSQITGNWYGILTNNVINTSISSNSVNYNERDGILLNGNIVNVTILSNYLQYNNNGIQINGAYENLLIQANIITNNQLRDGVNYYYSGDGIVFGGGSNGSSSITITWNIIALNDHRPTETRYGATPLLSNGDTYIKGTNLWELWGCNCVDMYDAEMVMRITRTGASKFTVQFYAGDTLITGLPSFTMTMQSGDTILTILFSDSQGTGTFALSDLTSEVIARAFIASTSLAWDSPVSPKTDIPNGDPGYAAGSMGSGLGDEFGTGINGNGPGTGSGNRPGFATTSGTSGSSGSGSTTGTLAIGATAGASTAGASSMGSPQGSGLSAIGKKIQELITDELKNHSQFWGIITIIVLLIVVILAYYRKSIKSMIEKSKK; this is encoded by the coding sequence ATGAGTATAAAAAAGACATCTTTACTCATTTTCCTTTTTGCTGCACTAATCTGCTTTGCAGTAGTAGGATGTGCAAGCGCTGCAAATGTGCCATCGGCAAACTTTACCAGTAATGTAACCAATGGAACAGGAAATTTAAGTGTTCAGTTTAATGACTCATCTACTGGTAACCCTTCTTCCTGGTCATGGAATTTTGGTGATAATCAGACATCAACTGAACAAAATCCTACTCACAATTACACATCACCTGGAAATTACACAGTTAGTCTCACTGCATCCAACGCAGTAGGTAACAACACTATCTACAAAACAAACTACATCTGGGTGTACAGTTCAGCAGCCGAAAACAGGTTTAATAATTCAGGTTTTGAAACAGGAACTCTAGATGGGTGGACTAGTGGATCCACAACAACTCTCAGTAACACACAATCTCATACTGGCGGAAACAGCGTCCAATTTTCATCTTCAGGTACACAAGAAACCAATTCTATTGAGCAGAATATTGATCTGACACTTGTTGACAGTATTTCTTTCTGGGGGTATGGTGAAAACACGACAAATTCATTCTATGTGTACATTGATGGAAAACGCACATCATTTAAAGCAGTTTCAAACACTTGGATCCAGTACACCCTCTCAACTTCAGGTTATAATGGAGTCCATAATATAACAATAAAATGGCTTAGAGGTGCCAATGCATATGTGGATGATTTCAAAACTGAAATAACCAAAAATTCAGCGAATTTCACATCTGAAACTATAAACAATCCTAGTGAACCTTTAACTGTTCAGTTCAATGACACATCCCTGGGTTTAATAACCAGTTGGGCCTGGGACTTCGACAACGACGGGAAAATTGACAGTACACTGCAGAACCCCATATACACTTACACCAAACCTGGAAATTACACTGTGAAACTCACTGTAACTGGACCTTATTATAGTTCAGTTAAGACCCTTGCTAATCTGTTCACAGTTGTAGGACCAATTAATACTCGAACCGGCAAAGTATATGAAACTATTCAGGCTGCAATAAACGATTCTGCTGATGGTGATACAATCTGGATAGGCAACACGTCTTACCTGGAAACCTACATTGAAAATGTGAAAGTTAACAAAAGAGTAAGTATACTTGCCCAGGGAAAAGTGATAGTCTCTGCATTAAACTCATCTAATCCCGTATTCAATATAATTACCGGTGGAAGTAATTCTGTTATAAATGGTTTTATCATAACAGGAGCAACCAATTCAAGTGGAATTTATATTGCACCTTCAATTAGCAGCACAATAACGAATAACACAATCACCGGTAATAATATTGGAATTAACGTGGATGATGGAAGTTCCAGTATACACTTCAACAATATCTACTGCAACACAATGTACGGTTTGAAATTCACAGGAAACAATTTGGATGCCAGTAATAACTGGTGGGGAACCAACAAACCCACCTACAAAAATGGCATGGCTGCAACATCCACTGTAGACATATACGAAGCACAAAATGCAAAACACGAAGTTTACAACCCATGGATTGTGCTAAATGTTACTACTAATGATGATCTCCTGAAAAATGGCGATAATGCTACAATCACCGTGGATATGACCCATAACTCCAACGGACAGGATACATCCAATTCAAGCAGTATCCCAGAATTACCAGTAAACTTCAATTACACTCTAGGGACACTCACTAACACCACAACTACCATCACACGAGGAAAAGTCAACACCACTCTAACCGGAGGAAGCACCAGCGGAACAAACCCACTAAGAGTCACAGTCACAGGCTGTACAGTCACATTACCCATCACAGTGGACACCATCGCACCCACAGTAAACACCAACCTACCCGGAGGCAGCTACAACAACACACAAATAGTAGCACTAACTGCTGATGATCTCACTGCAGTGATTTATTATACCACTGACACCACCAACCCCAAAACAAGCAATACAAGGATAAGGTACACTGGACCGATCACCCTTAAAAACACCACAGCACTCATTTATGTTGCAGTGGACCCTGCAGGTAATTGGAGTCCATTATATGTGCAGAACTATCTTTTCGGAACACAAGGTTTTGCTAATTCTGATTGGCCAAGCTTCCAACACGATGCAAACAACACCGGACAATCCAACTACACAGGCCCCCAAACCAACACCACAAAATGGACCTATGGTGACTTAACTGTTTACGGATCTGCAGTCATCGGAACAGATGGTACAATTTACGTTGCAAGCTATGATGGTATATTATACGCTTTCAATTCTAAGGGAGTACTACTATGGACATGGACTACTCGTAGTTACATACTGGGTTCACCTACCATTGGAAGTGACGGAACAATCTACATAACCAACTGGATGAACAGTACAACCTATGCCATAAGTTCTAATGGAACGCTTATCTGGAAATACACCACTGGAGACTACTGTACTTGTTCACCAGTAATCAGTACCGACGGAACCATCTACATTATAACTACCAACGACACTAACAGCATACTATACGCATTATACCCCACAGGCATACTCAAATGGACTTACGCACTTGGTAAAGTCTATGGATCATCACCAGTAATCGGTAATGATGGTACAATCTACATTACAGATTATGCTCGTCTTCTCTATGCAGTAAATACTGACGGAACACTGAAATGGACTTATACGTTGACTGGGACATACTACAGTACACTTTCTATTGGTCCAGATGGAGCACTTTACATTGGAACTAGAGACGGAATCCTATACGCAATCAACAATAACGGAACAACCAAATGGACCTACCGAACATACGAATTTATGCACGGTGCCCCAGCCATCAGTTCAAATGGAACAATCTACGCTGTGGGTTCCACTAAACTCTACGCTATAGACTCAAATGGAAAACTACTCTGGACTTACACTATCGGAGAAGTTGTTGGAACCGGTTTAACATCCGCAGCCATAGGCAGTGATGGAACCATCTATGTTGGTAGCAGCACTGGACTATACGCTTTAACTGATAACGGAACTAATGCAACACTGAAATGGAGTTATTCCACTGGCAGTATTGCTGGTTCTCCAGCCATAGCTAGTGACGGTACACTGTACATTGGAACAATAAACGGCACATTTTATGCCTTCAACGACAGAGCAGTAAATTTCACAATAGAAAGAGTTAACGGCACAGCTTTAACTGTGCAGTTCAATGGTAGTTCCACAGTCACACCAGTAACATCCTGGAAATGGTACTTCGGAGATGGAACAACAAGCACTGAACAAAAACCTACCCATAACTATACTAAAGCAGGTAACTATACCATAGGTTTAGTTGCTACCTTAACTGATGGTAGTTTAATTGTAAGACCCGCAATCGTTTATATCGAGGAATTGGATATCACTGCACCTACAGTGAATATCAGTTTACCCAGTGGAACTTACAATAACACACAGACTATAACCTTAAATGCTACCGATGACCGGAACCAAACAACTATCTACTACACTACTGATGGTAGTGATCCCATTACCAGTAGCTCAAGGCAGGTTTACACAGATCCAATCACAATCTACGACTCAACAACACTTAAATTCGTAGCAGTAGATAATTCAAGAAACTGGTGTCCAGTGTCCAACGCAACATATACCATACTACATGTGGTTTATGTAGAAGATGCATCCAGTTACAACATCCTTACCATGAATACAGAAATACAAAACATAATAGAGACAACCCCCGAAGGATACATAGTTGTGTTCAAAGGAACAGACTACAACAACTTACAACTGGTTATAAACAAACAATTAACCTTGATAAGTGCCAATGGAACCCGTATTGTGACCAGTTCTAATGGTAATGCAGTCTTCCTCATAAACGGAACACAGGCTACTGGAACACAGATAATAGGTTTCACCATACTCACCAACACCACCAACGGCATACTCATCAACAACACCAACAATGTAATTATATCTAACGTCCAGATAACTGCAGACAATGGAATAGGAGTCAGAGTAAATCAAAGCTCAAATGTGAACGTTATCAATATTTCAGTAACAGATTCAAACACTGGGATTCAAGTTGCAAATAGTAATAATACTCAGATCAAAAACAGCACCTTCACCAATAATAATGATGGTGTGGATGTGGAAAACTCCACTAACACTACCATAACCGGCACCACAAGTTCAGATAACACAGAAAATGGATTTAAAATCTATAATTCTAGTAACACCACCATAAACACTGCAACAATCACGGGCAATGGTAAAACTGGTAGTAACAAACGAAGTGGTGTCTACATCGAAGGCTCAAGCAACACTCTCATCACCAAAAGCCAGATAACAGGAAACTGGTATGGGATATTAACCAACAACGTCATAAACACTTCCATATCATCTAACAGCGTAAATTACAATGAACGAGATGGGATTTTACTAAACGGAAACATAGTAAACGTTACGATACTCAGTAATTACCTGCAATACAACAACAATGGAATCCAGATCAATGGTGCCTATGAAAATCTGCTCATACAAGCAAACATAATCACTAACAACCAACTGAGAGATGGAGTCAACTATTACTACAGTGGAGATGGAATTGTATTTGGAGGAGGTAGTAACGGATCATCTTCAATCACCATAACATGGAACATAATTGCCCTCAATGACCATAGGCCTACTGAAACTCGTTACGGAGCCACACCATTACTATCTAACGGAGATACATACATTAAAGGTACCAATTTATGGGAACTTTGGGGTTGTAACTGTGTGGATATGTACGATGCTGAGATGGTGATGAGAATAACCCGAACCGGAGCAAGTAAGTTCACTGTCCAGTTTTATGCGGGTGACACATTAATAACGGGTTTACCTTCATTTACTATGACAATGCAATCCGGTGATACCATCCTGACCATTCTCTTCAGTGATTCACAGGGTACTGGGACTTTTGCTTTATCCGATCTCACAAGTGAGGTTATTGCCCGGGCTTTTATAGCAAGCACATCCTTAGCATGGGATAGTCCTGTGTCTCCAAAAACAGATATACCTAATGGCGATCCAGGATATGCTGCTGGTAGTATGGGTTCTGGATTAGGTGATGAGTTTGGTACTGGAATCAATGGCAACGGACCGGGTACCGGTTCAGGCAATCGTCCTGGATTTGCCACCACCAGTGGAACCTCCGGAAGTTCAGGTAGTGGATCAACAACAGGCACCCTGGCTATAGGAGCTACAGCAGGAGCATCCACAGCAGGAGCATCCTCAATGGGTTCACCACAGGGTTCCGGACTCAGTGCAATAGGAAAAAAAATCCAGGAACTGATCACTGACGAACTAAAAAACCATTCGCAGTTCTGGGGCATCATCACCATCATAGTACTCCTGATTGTGGTCATATTGGCTTACTACCGAAAATCCATAAAAAGTATGATAGAAAAATCCAAAAAATAA
- a CDS encoding chitobiase/beta-hexosaminidase C-terminal domain-containing protein yields the protein MRKYNLVVFMVFILVLGISMIGSASAADNNTTENITTTNHTGLADSANPKSGTDINNSGQSDYVGPQKNTTKWTYNITTNGGSTTIGTDGTTYTGSTDGNLYALNPDGTLKWIYSIGSPIQSTPTIGNNETIYVFSKGYLYAINSNGTYLWKYYTGRSSLYASPTIGANGTIYIGTNRYFCAVNPDGTQKWKITVNGMVYTPAAIGSDGTIYITSGSYLYALNPDTGTTIWSKNLNEGLYGPIIGPDGMLYITGDGTTGSAGHLYAFTRDGSPKWTYTITLDSNESFIMIYSPPVVSSNGTIYFGTETRTTDNEWTGSLYAINSEGNLLWKYYIGQTEWGNAPSIGADGTIYTGSLNGNIYALNPNGTPKWTYTTGGSIYSSPVIDSNGTLYIGSTDGVLYTIQDVKTEFTTTTQDNNTIQFTDTSSNTPTTWNWNFGDGTTSDEPNPTHTYNTPGTYTVTLTITTKFGDTSTTNKTITVDTTAPTVTTTQYGGTYNSTQTVPLATDDNTATIYYTTDTTDPRTSQTRIKYTAPLTINTTTTLRYSAVDPAGNWSPLYIQSYVIGTGGLANSSSPEFGTNNNNTGQSEYNGPQTNTTKWITALTEICVGISTGTDGTIYALLYDGTLCAINPDGTIKWSKETVPLDSLPKLHTYSTPAVGNNETIYVTVDDTLFAFDVNGNQKWKYVGGSTTVTYGSPVIGADGTIYFITGGGVLYALNPDGTQKWNYTSNISTRVTPVIGSDGTIYCGYFAMYPDGTIKWSKNTIEGLDGVGGIAISSDGTLIYSGGYGGNGVVCAVNPDGSIKWKTTLTSKSATPAIASNGTIYIGTMNGMFYALNSDGNILWNRTIGEVRSRSSAIIGADGTIYVQTYTGYSGGNGFYALNPDGTTKWQINLSSMTTPVIGYNSTLYITQYTHDYPDVLLNLFAIQDVVADFTTDKISGNDSITVQFTDTSSNIPTFWSWDFGDENTSDEQNPTHTYNTPGKYTVTLTIATNYGDTKTVTKTDYITVTDTKAPTVTANLTTGTYNNTQTVSLTSNDNTATIYYTLDGSTPTNTSNQYTNPITIDKTKTLKYAAVDTNGNWSPINTQTYTIDTIVPTVTANVTTGTYNTTQTVSLTSDDNTATIYYTLDGSTPTTSSNQYTGPIPINTTTTLKYVIIDPAGNQSPINTQTYTIDTTIPTVTANITTGTFNTAQSVSLSSDDSTATIYYTLDGSTPTTSSNQYTSPIPINTTTTLKYVIIDPAGNQSPINTQTYTIDTTIPTVTANVTTGTYNTTQTVSLTSDDNTATIYYTTNGTTPNTNSNKYTGPITINGTTTLKFVAVDIAGNHSPVQTETYIIPSDVYVNVTASKSNPEVGDVVTYTFKLGNNGPGTATNVLFTYQIPEGMEYVGATKDTGTINYDPATRTITWTLNEVPEGDPWLWLDLRVSNAGTYTLHPNISISGTVLNDNIGSILVNAIPATKNGQGSADNGSNITGTTNVKAATTTTVSNGDSVPMQNTGVPLTGLVSAILLLVGGLALTRKK from the coding sequence ATGAGAAAATATAATTTAGTTGTGTTCATGGTTTTTATTTTAGTTCTAGGCATTTCCATGATAGGAAGCGCTAGTGCAGCGGATAACAACACCACAGAGAACATAACTACCACTAATCATACTGGACTTGCTGATTCAGCTAATCCCAAGTCTGGAACAGACATAAATAATTCAGGCCAATCAGATTATGTAGGCCCACAAAAAAACACCACAAAATGGACCTACAACATAACCACCAACGGAGGATCCACCACCATAGGAACAGATGGAACCACATATACCGGAAGCACCGATGGCAACCTATACGCACTAAACCCCGACGGCACTCTCAAATGGATTTATAGCATCGGAAGTCCAATACAAAGCACACCCACCATCGGAAACAACGAAACAATCTACGTATTCTCCAAAGGCTACCTGTACGCCATAAACTCCAACGGAACATACCTATGGAAGTACTACACTGGACGAAGTTCATTGTATGCTTCACCCACTATCGGGGCAAATGGAACAATATACATAGGAACCAACAGATATTTCTGTGCAGTAAATCCTGATGGCACACAAAAATGGAAAATTACCGTTAATGGAATGGTCTACACACCCGCTGCCATCGGATCAGATGGCACAATCTACATAACATCCGGTAGCTACTTATACGCACTAAATCCTGACACAGGAACCACAATATGGTCCAAAAATCTAAATGAAGGTTTATACGGCCCAATAATAGGTCCAGATGGGATGCTATACATTACAGGTGATGGAACAACTGGCTCAGCTGGTCATTTATACGCATTTACCCGCGACGGAAGCCCAAAATGGACTTACACAATAACATTAGATAGCAATGAATCTTTCATCATGATCTACAGCCCACCCGTAGTCAGCTCAAACGGAACAATCTACTTCGGAACCGAAACCCGCACAACAGATAATGAATGGACAGGTAGCTTATATGCAATCAACTCAGAGGGGAACCTGTTATGGAAATACTATATTGGACAAACAGAATGGGGAAATGCACCATCCATAGGAGCAGATGGAACCATATACACCGGAAGCCTTAATGGCAACATATACGCACTAAACCCCAACGGCACACCCAAATGGACTTACACCACCGGAGGAAGCATATATAGCTCACCCGTCATTGATTCAAATGGCACACTATACATTGGAAGTACAGATGGTGTTTTATACACAATCCAAGACGTGAAAACAGAGTTCACAACCACAACACAGGATAACAACACCATTCAATTCACCGACACATCCAGTAACACACCCACCACTTGGAACTGGAACTTCGGGGACGGAACCACATCTGATGAACCAAATCCCACACACACCTACAACACACCAGGCACCTACACTGTCACTTTAACCATAACCACTAAATTTGGAGATACCTCCACAACCAACAAAACCATAACCGTAGACACAACTGCACCCACAGTAACCACCACACAATACGGGGGAACATATAACAGCACCCAAACAGTTCCATTAGCTACAGACGATAACACAGCAACAATTTATTACACAACTGATACTACAGACCCCCGAACAAGTCAAACACGAATTAAATACACAGCACCCCTAACCATCAACACTACCACCACCCTCAGGTATTCAGCAGTTGATCCTGCAGGAAACTGGAGTCCATTATACATACAGAGTTATGTTATTGGAACCGGCGGCTTAGCAAATTCATCAAGCCCTGAATTCGGAACAAACAACAACAATACCGGCCAATCAGAGTACAACGGCCCACAAACCAACACCACCAAATGGATAACCGCATTAACAGAAATATGCGTGGGTATATCCACCGGAACAGACGGAACCATATACGCATTGCTGTACGATGGTACATTGTGTGCAATAAATCCAGACGGAACCATTAAATGGTCAAAAGAAACCGTACCACTGGATAGTCTCCCCAAACTTCATACCTACTCAACACCAGCAGTGGGAAATAATGAAACCATCTATGTAACCGTTGATGACACATTATTTGCATTTGATGTAAATGGAAACCAGAAATGGAAATACGTTGGAGGATCAACAACCGTTACCTATGGTTCACCGGTTATCGGCGCAGACGGAACCATATACTTCATAACTGGAGGTGGTGTGTTATATGCCCTTAACCCTGACGGAACACAAAAATGGAATTACACTTCTAATATTTCAACTAGAGTAACTCCAGTTATTGGGTCAGATGGAACTATATACTGCGGATATTTTGCAATGTATCCTGATGGAACAATAAAATGGTCAAAAAACACAATAGAAGGCTTAGATGGAGTAGGTGGTATTGCAATTAGTTCTGATGGGACCTTAATCTATTCCGGAGGATATGGAGGTAATGGTGTTGTATGCGCAGTTAACCCCGACGGATCCATAAAATGGAAAACAACTTTAACAAGCAAGAGTGCGACCCCAGCAATTGCATCCAATGGAACTATATACATTGGAACAATGAACGGCATGTTTTATGCTTTAAATTCTGATGGAAATATATTATGGAACAGAACAATAGGTGAAGTTAGGAGTAGAAGTTCTGCAATCATCGGAGCAGACGGCACCATATATGTTCAAACATATACAGGATATAGTGGAGGTAATGGTTTTTATGCATTAAATCCAGATGGAACCACAAAATGGCAAATAAACCTCAGCAGTATGACTACACCAGTTATAGGTTATAATAGCACTTTATACATAACTCAATATACACATGATTATCCTGATGTGCTCCTAAATTTGTTTGCTATTCAGGATGTTGTGGCTGATTTCACAACCGACAAGATCAGTGGAAATGATTCAATAACTGTACAGTTTACAGACACTTCAAGCAATATTCCAACATTTTGGAGCTGGGATTTCGGTGATGAAAACACATCCGACGAACAAAATCCCACACACACCTACAACACACCAGGCAAATACACAGTCACCCTAACCATAGCCACAAACTATGGCGACACCAAAACAGTCACCAAAACAGATTACATCACAGTAACAGACACCAAAGCACCCACAGTAACCGCCAACCTAACCACAGGAACATACAACAACACACAAACAGTCTCACTAACCAGCAACGACAACACAGCCACAATATACTACACACTGGATGGTAGCACACCCACAAACACCAGTAACCAATACACCAATCCCATAACCATTGATAAAACTAAAACTCTCAAATACGCAGCAGTAGACACTAACGGTAATTGGAGCCCCATAAACACCCAAACATACACTATAGATACTATTGTCCCTACAGTAACTGCTAATGTGACCACAGGAACCTACAACACCACACAAACAGTCTCACTAACTAGCGACGACAACACAGCCACAATATACTACACATTGGATGGTAGCACACCCACAACCAGCAGCAACCAATACACAGGCCCAATCCCTATCAACACAACCACCACACTTAAATATGTTATAATTGATCCCGCAGGAAACCAGAGCCCCATAAACACCCAAACATACACCATAGACACCACCATCCCCACAGTAACCGCCAACATAACTACTGGAACTTTCAACACGGCTCAAAGCGTTTCATTAAGCAGTGATGATAGTACAGCTACAATTTATTACACACTGGATGGTAGCACACCCACAACCAGCAGCAACCAATACACAAGTCCGATCCCTATCAACACAACCACCACACTTAAATATGTTATAATTGATCCCGCAGGAAACCAGAGCCCCATAAACACCCAAACATACACCATAGACACCACCATCCCCACAGTAACCGCCAACGTAACCACCGGAACATACAACACCACACAAACAGTCTCACTAACCAGCGACGACAACACAGCCACCATATACTACACAACAAACGGAACCACACCCAACACAAACAGCAACAAATACACCGGACCAATCACCATCAATGGCACGACTACGTTGAAGTTTGTAGCAGTTGATATTGCAGGTAATCATTCTCCTGTGCAGACGGAAACTTATATTATTCCTTCTGATGTGTACGTGAATGTCACAGCTTCCAAATCCAATCCAGAAGTAGGAGATGTTGTAACCTACACATTCAAATTAGGCAACAATGGACCCGGAACAGCCACAAACGTATTATTCACCTACCAAATACCCGAAGGCATGGAATACGTTGGTGCAACCAAAGACACAGGAACAATCAACTACGACCCTGCCACGCGTACTATAACTTGGACTCTCAACGAAGTACCAGAAGGAGATCCATGGCTATGGCTGGATCTCCGTGTTTCAAATGCCGGAACCTACACTTTACACCCCAACATCAGCATATCCGGTACCGTGTTAAATGACAACATCGGCTCTATACTAGTAAATGCCATCCCAGCCACTAAAAACGGTCAAGGTAGTGCAGACAATGGTTCAAACATTACGGGCACAACCAATGTAAAGGCAGCAACCACCACAACCGTAAGCAATGGCGATTCTGTGCCAATGCAAAACACAGGTGTACCCTTAACCGGCCTTGTCTCAGCTATACTGCTCCTTGTCGGCGGATTAGCTTTAACCCGAAAGAAGTGA
- a CDS encoding ACT domain-containing protein: MKLKQISVFLENRKGRLGKAMNVLSSADVNIRALSIADTSEFGILRMIVHDPDRAQEVLEKNNFVVKVNEVIAVEVVDEPGGLDELLSVLNKADINVEYLYAFVEKKSDKAIVVLRTENVDSGIDALEEGGINILAADEIKLL; this comes from the coding sequence ATGAAATTAAAACAGATATCTGTATTTCTTGAAAACAGGAAAGGAAGACTGGGAAAGGCAATGAATGTTCTCTCCAGTGCAGATGTTAATATCAGGGCTCTTTCAATAGCTGACACCTCTGAATTTGGCATACTGCGTATGATAGTTCATGATCCAGATAGGGCACAGGAAGTCTTGGAAAAGAACAATTTCGTGGTAAAAGTCAACGAAGTTATTGCCGTAGAAGTAGTTGACGAACCTGGAGGTTTGGATGAACTTCTCAGTGTTTTAAACAAAGCTGATATCAATGTGGAGTACCTTTACGCATTTGTCGAAAAGAAAAGTGACAAAGCCATTGTAGTACTGCGTACGGAAAATGTTGATTCTGGTATAGATGCTTTGGAAGAAGGTGGAATTAACATATTGGCCGCTGATGAGATTAAACTTCTTTAG